TAGCAGCTGTGGATGACTCTGGACGACATATCAGCTTTCACTTTGGAACTATAATTATACACCCCTCCTCCTGCGATCCACCCACTCACTTCTTCTCATGGTGTGTCACATTGCAGtggttgtctttttttctttcaacagAGGAAGGGGTCATTGTTTCCAAACAAAGGGAAGTCGCTAAGATCATTCAGGACCCAGAAACCAAGAGAGAGATTCAATATGACCTTTTGAGCAGAAACATGGGTACATTCACATACTGTGAAGAGTATATGTCCACACATGGCATTCATTACACTGTGTCACGTGTCATCCTGGCTTTAGTTTTATAAACGTTAAACACTCTGGATACTGTGGTTGTGAATTAGTAGAGTGGCTAACCAAACCTGAtctctgtgtgcttttatattttcatttaattttctttttcatagtagataaaaacaattaagaaaaATAATGGATGACCAGACTCACAATGCAGGCCTGTAATTTATTACAACTAGTACGATCTAGTTGTCAGTTCTATCAGTAGTAATAACGTTACACTCACCACATTTTTTATGCAGTGATTTAGGAACATGGTTACAACACTAAAAGTAGATCCAGTGTCAAGAAACATAATTGATCAGATGCTCAGACAGGTTGGACACAAACCCTCAGTTTAGTTCAAATTATctggaaaagtgaaaaagaagacaCATGATAAAATCATTACCCATTACCCTGTTTAGAACAGTTTACAGACCACGTACCACCATCAAGTGGAACAAGTGTCATCATTTGACCACCATCTTCCTCAATGATGTCAGATGTCTGTTGATTTGAGAGTCCATGCTGCCGTGTGTTCAATGTGAGCAGGAAATTGTAGCTACAGGTTAACAGGGGATGTGTTAACTTCATATGTAGTAGACACTGGAGCACTTTGGATGTCACTTATCTATCACTCTATGacaaacaaatatacacatattcattaataatacatatattttttcttaCAATCTACAGCATTGAAGAGATCCTTCGACATTGAAGATGTGGACGACATACCATCCTTCTCCACAGCTTCTTCTGTCTCCACCCCTGTTTCTCCTACTTCCCCCCATTTCTTCCTCAACCACAATAAAGCCAGTGAGGGGCAGGGAGGAGTTGGTCAGTCCCCTACATTAgcctttaacaacaacaacaacagcctggGCCCTACAGCCCACCACTCCCGCATCAGCCAGAGTCCCAATCCCAGCCCAGTGCTTAAGTCCCGTAATGTTGTCAGCAGTCTCTCCTTCAATCGAGGAACCATGAACAAGCCGGCCTTTCACAACAACGGCTCGTCCGTAACCAGAGCTGCATCCTTTCAGAGCAGGTTAAACCCGAATGGTTACTCCATGTTGACTGGACCAGGCAGTGACAACGACAGCCTTCACAGCTCCACATCCAGCCTGGATTACTCTGGAGGTGGTGCCCTCACCCTGGGGTCATATTCCAGTCCTTCACCTCAAGGTGAGTACCACCGAACCCAGCCCCAGTTCCCTCAACAGCACCTAGAGGGAAGTGCCAACTTGGGAAGAAACCCCAACCTAAAGAAGTTCTCCTCCCATGGAAGTGTTTTCCACTCTGAGATGGACCAAGGTCCAGGGATGATGCTGGGTGTTCCAGAGCCTCGGGGAGTGAACCATGGCTCCATGCCCAGCCTAGACCTCCAAATTcgtgatggtggaggaggaatgGTGAGTATTCAAAGGGGTGGAGGCAGCATGTCCCCAGGGCTGAGGTATGCCAATGCTAATGCCAACTGGAATGGTCGTCTTCATAACACCACTTCCTTTGGGGAGGGGGGCTACTGTGGCTTCAAAAACCACTGCCAGCAGCAAGGGTCCCAAATTCTCAAAGCTCCGCACCCCAAGGCCAAAGAGACTCCACGTCTAAACAAATTTCCCTTGGATTTGGACAGTTTGGTAAGCAACAGCTCAGCCACTTCTCCCTTCAAGGCTCAAGGACGATCCATGAGCCCCAACCCTCCCAAGCCTCCCCCAAGGAGCACAGGAGAATTTCAACACCACACCAACCCACCATCCACCTCAGCCAGCCCTTCAGCCTCTCTCAGCAGCCTTGACAGTTATTCTGACACCCCACCCCTCTCCCTGCACCATCCCTTTTTGCCTTTCTCCCCATGTTCTCCAACTTCCTCACAGGGCTCCATTCCTGTCCCAGAGATGAGTTACTCCCCAGTACCCCTTTCTACAGCCCAGAGCCCCCAGATGGAGATTTCCCCTGTGTCCCAAATTGTTGAGGTTGTCCCCAATCTGCCTAGCCCACGCAACCCCTCCAGCTCCAGAGCCATTCAGTCTTTGGAGGATGGCGCTGGTGAAGCCAGAGATAGTGTTGGCTCAATCTTACAGAGGATCGCTTCCTTCACCCGGCATGACGCCATCCCAACAGTTGTGACCCAGCCCCCTACAGTCCAAAGAAATGGTGGGTTGTCTTCTACACTTGGATGTCCTGAGACCACACCCAGATggaaacaggagaagaagaaacaggaaggtAAGATGGTTTTtgtagtactgtgtgtgtgtgtgtgtgtgtgtgtgtgtgtgtgtgtgtgtgtctctgtttattagcatgaagaagaaactagggtggctgagaaacacacaaaaaacagaatgccctatttaaagccagtgtttggtttgtccgttctgggctactgcaatgcagagatgtataaagtactggagtaaaagAGTGGcgtagaagtacaagtgctatttcaaaaaactgacttgagtagaagttgaagtgttctttaaacaccatacttaagtgaaagtactcaagtattcaaaatgttttgtactcaagtgctgaaaataaaagtacaagtactgttgtttatattatttcaaatatttattaaggcacaacttctaatgttacagtgttacaatgttcatggtagagttctgtgatttcccatggtctgtgaatgcgtctgaatgaatgcgagagcaagggggcgggggagcaggtgagagagtgCGCGCCTGGGtgcgtcaggtgtatgacgtacagCGCGCaagcgaggttgatgtgagaccgggactgttctgttggtttttggGCTGGACActaacgagtaacgattcagcacatgaaaaatggatcggagtaaaagtattaaattcatcaaaaatatgtagtgcagtaaaagtggaagttggggaaaaaaaataatactccaaaaaagtacagatactgcattttagtacttaagtacagtacttaagtggttccacttcattattatacatctctgctgcaatggtggttcaacatggcagactctggaAAGAGTAGttataaaaggtaacaaaaactgtttctatTTTGAGGCAATTATACACTATTATCAAACAATAGATACATgcatattattatattccaGTTCTGccatattatgtaaatagagccctctaaaatcacacactggacctttaaataaacaggTTACTGTTGACGTCCTGCTGTaatctttctttcacatcaataaatcaaaaccTGGAAATATTACCTGCACAATATAAAatttacacaataaaatgtcatatttatatAGAACTAACTTATAACAGTGAATGTGTTTAGAAGGAAATGTAATGCTCTGCGTTGTGagaaatgttattaattaacatactgtatgtggcaACTTGCAAAAAGTTTGATACTAAATGTATCAGTAAACTTTTCACTGACAATATTTATCTGCTGATACTGTGGCACCTGGTAGTAGATTGAGCATTATGTTCCTCCTGGCACATCaggagtttcttttttctttctggttgGTTGGTAGTGGGCTTATTGTAGTCGGCCAAGTGTGATAAGGCTTGTGATGAGGGAAAGTGATAGGTGTCATTCTGCCACTCTTTCCCAGTACCATACGTATTGAGTATTATTGAACGGTACCCAGCCCTACACCTCTGTACTTGATTGTCCGGTGTTTATTGTATACACATTATGTTATGATGCATTGCTGATATCAAATGCTGCAAATAGGAAGGACATTCTCCGTCCTGAGATGAAACAGGAAGAGCTGTTGGTGCCCGGAAACTCAGAGACAGAGCTTTGAAAAGTTTGGCGCagcaaaacatggaaaacatatgtcacaacacacacaatagcTTGTAACACAATCCTAGGTTCCATTTTGTGTGCtagtctgtgtatgtgtgtgtgtacgtgtgtttagCAAATGATgaacacctgtgtgtttttatgtcagtgTAGAAAGACAGGTCAAGGTTAGCAGATGAACCTACAGACACACCCATTGTGTGGTTTCCTGTTGTACTGAGcttcatcacacacacgcacacacaaatacaatcaCGCAGTGATGAAATGTAACTaactacatttactcaagtactgtacttagaattttcattttatgccACTTCATGCTTCATACTCCACtccatctacatctacatctacagcTACATCTCCAGGTCACATCTATACTTTTTACTCCACATTCATCTGACACCTTTAGTTATTAGTTCATTTTCAGATTACAATTTCTCATACCCTTCATGTCCAGTGAAAGCATGTATCTCCAAATTGCTGAACTGTGTTCCTTCATGGTTTCATacttcttaaaggtccagtgtgtcagatttagggggctatatttacagaatatggcagaaatggaataaaatattcagaactgtgttttcattagtgtataatcacttgaaaataagagtcattttgtttttgagccTTGACGCCGCTGGTCCGCTATGTCAGActtgtttctacagcagcctaaaacagacaaaccaaacactggctctagatagttCCACTGTTGAAACATGTTCGAAACAGTGgtctccatggaagaggacctctGTAGAACAGctcaggtaacaaaaacataatgattcttattttcagctgattacacacaaatagaaacagagttatgaatattatatttcatttctgtcctAAATCTAACACAATGAACCTTCAAGTagggtttgtttttaaagcttgtctgacatttttaacagggttttttaaagctatttttaGTCTACCTCCTTCCAGATGGCCtttgtctcctgtttcctctgatAACAAAGTCAACCATTCTGTGTGTCAGCATCACATTTACACAATACATGTTACAGTAAATACCTCTCTATCAAGTATCAAGCTCCAAAACCAGATATatggaaaaaagaaagtccACCCTATTCATTAGCACATCTGTTGTTGGAGACAAGAGAGGTGAAAGGAGAATCAGGATTATACAGTATGGCAAACCAACGAAGCTGAGTAGAAAGTATACAAACTACTGCagttattttatcattcaggATTAATGTCTTAAGTGTGATGTGGCTGGTTTTAGTAATGCTCATTCTAATAAATCTGAGACTTACACACAAACTTTAGGTTGGTagtttgatccccagctccAATTGTTCCCCCAAGTGCCTGTTGTTGTCCATCAGTAAAATCATATCGTACCTGCATTTCATCCATTCTAGTTATTTATG
The sequence above is drawn from the Larimichthys crocea isolate SSNF chromosome XV, L_crocea_2.0, whole genome shotgun sequence genome and encodes:
- the septin12 gene encoding septin-9 isoform X1, which translates into the protein MSELSVNDHLEGILSDFEALKRSFDIEDVDDIPSFSTASSVSTPVSPTSPHFFLNHNKASEGQGGVGQSPTLAFNNNNNSLGPTAHHSRISQSPNPSPVLKSRNVVSSLSFNRGTMNKPAFHNNGSSVTRAASFQSRLNPNGYSMLTGPGSDNDSLHSSTSSLDYSGGGALTLGSYSSPSPQGEYHRTQPQFPQQHLEGSANLGRNPNLKKFSSHGSVFHSEMDQGPGMMLGVPEPRGVNHGSMPSLDLQIRDGGGGMVSIQRGGGSMSPGLRYANANANWNGRLHNTTSFGEGGYCGFKNHCQQQGSQILKAPHPKAKETPRLNKFPLDLDSLVSNSSATSPFKAQGRSMSPNPPKPPPRSTGEFQHHTNPPSTSASPSASLSSLDSYSDTPPLSLHHPFLPFSPCSPTSSQGSIPVPEMSYSPVPLSTAQSPQMEISPVSQIVEVVPNLPSPRNPSSSRAIQSLEDGAGEARDSVGSILQRIASFTRHDAIPTVVTQPPTVQRNGGLSSTLGCPETTPRWKQEKKKQEETAGELETDPLTPMEESQEKERGIMGQEQGDQDQGQPASTNTQHSLTEKEEKCVGVHAEMEEKEREKGMEEGEMKKEMELEAEVKVELCQSVPGLQMSFIRGTDLFGYVGIEAVLDQMRYKTMKAGFEFNIMVVGQSGLGKSTLVNTLFKSKVSRKSCTPNYEEKISKTVKLHTVSHVIEEKGVKMKLTVIDTPGFGDQINNENCWEPIVKYVNEQYEKYLREELHITRKRRIPDSRVHCCIYFLPATGHRLRPIDIEFMKRLGKIVSIVPIIAKADTLTIEERQEFKERIRQDLAANGISVYPQKEYDEDPEERILNDRIRESIPFAVVGTDKEHQVNGNKVLGRKTKWGIIEVENVAHCEFANLRDLLIRSHLQDLKDVTHNIHYETYRVRRLNESNMNFSELGLSTWLLENGTADKCESESHL